The Rhodamnia argentea isolate NSW1041297 chromosome 10, ASM2092103v1, whole genome shotgun sequence sequence ATTAAAGATTAGCCACCTTTAGCCAACCGGTACACCAGAGTGACTAGGGACTAACTTAATGCATATGAGCCAAGAATGATTTGCCTATCGCATAGCAACCAAATAGCGGCTGGACAATCCTTTGAGCCGAAGACCCAATTGCAATAACCATATCGGGAACTGCAGCGGGACTTCTCCACTTGGTTGCAAAGGGAAGCGAGGCCGGGCATGGACCCCGCTTCCCTCGCTTTCAGACATTGAGGTTGCGGCGGTTGTCCACCGCCGCGACCCATTTGCTGGGCATGACAATACTATGCGAGGTATCGTTCATGCCGGTGAAAGAGTAGACGGATGGTGGGAGGTGATTGATCGGAAAACGATCAAGTTCTTCCCTCGAGTACATGCTAGTGACTTCTGACCCAGAGAGATTCCCGGCACTGCCATTAGCTTCTTTTGGCAAGCTCAGCGTGCCGCTCTCAGATTGTGAGACCTCAGAACTCTGAGAACCAGTTGGCTGGGGAAATTGCCCGCTGCTGTCTTTCTTTGCTTCAGCTCCTCCCTTTCCATTGCCCAAGCTTCTCACGTTCAAGAAACGGCCACCGCAACCCCTAGGTCGGCGCATAGCATGACGATGACGTGATTCATGCATGTACGGCTGTCAAATGAAACACCACAGAACACCAATTCATGAAAAAACTTTGGGGTGCTATTCTTCAAGTTTggcaaaggaaaattttggttgCTATTAGACAAATTTACAATTTTAAGATACTATATTAGGAAATGCAACCGATTGACAATCAACTTAAAACGAATAAGCCACACCAACAAAATCAGTCAGCATCAGGCCTTGATAAACACCACggttcaaataagaatatactTTTTCAAGTTGAAGTGCTAAAATGATCAAACTTGACTGAAGGCTAGAAATCATCTTCTTCTAAATGCCAAAGAGTTGTACCCCACTTTTAAGATTTAATGAAGCACGTCAGCTGCAGGAAATGGGCATATAACAGCATCGCAGTTACTTCTGATTTTTCACTTTCACATTCTCCATAATTTGACAAGTTCATCATCATGCAGAGGTGCCTTTTGTCTTGCAGAAAACATGAAAGACAATTGTATGGGGAGCAGTTGAAGCGAAAGATCATACCTTCCGGACTCTTGTTACTTTATTCTCGAGCACAGCTTTTGCACGAAACTTGCGGCGTCTAATGATTGCGTGGTACTGTTTGGCATTTACAAATATGGGCCCATCATCTGCTGACAAGTTCAGAGGAAGCATCATCCGGCCCTGAAAGTAGTGGAAATACATGCAAAGAGAATGTGATTAAATAATCTGACTTAATATGGCTTCTAGTAAGTTTTCGTCTGGCGAAAATGAATATGATGGCATTATTAGAATGAAGTATTTCCAGTGATGGATAAGGCCAGAGGTGCCAAAAGTAAAGTTTCAACCTGCAAAAACCATGCACTCCCAAAGAAGAATGATTCGCACATTTACTTGGACATTATGATGTAAAATTCATGGCAGTTGTCATACTTCAAGATATTGGGTTTGCAAAGGTGAAAAAGTAATCAAGAAAACGAGAGAACATAAACACGACTACAAGCAGTCAAGTTCATGAGAGAAGAAGATTTCCAATATGGAATATGGACAAGCAAGCCTCTTGAACCAGACACAGTTGTTTCATAAGAAGCTTCAGCTTGGAAAAAATGTTTACTGAAGTACTTTGGGGAGTGATGAAGAAAAGTATATATAGTTGAAAATATGGTATGCGATAACATTCTCTTATCAAGGACTCAACATGTGAGAGGTGATTGATGATTGGTATCTGTAATGATGTTTGTTTATGACCAACAACAGTGAGGGCTGTGATGGGACTACAATTGGCCGAATGTCGAAATGGTGGTAGATGGCAGTAAATACTCAATTTGGGATGGCCATTACTTGTCGAGGCCGTGTCATGATCACAGGTGGCAGATGAGACCTAATTCACCTCAAATAGTTTAGCGATCACAGGCCTCTGGCAGTGATTCTAATTGTCCACAAGATAAATCATGGCTTACTGCTAACAGACCGGATTAGTGACTTGGTTAGATGAAGCTGCAGCTTTCCCATCCCACCTTAGTTTCTATTGTCATATTTTAAAAGGGCGTATCTTGGTCGTTTTAGGTATAAGATGATTCTTTAAAAAGTAATCACTAATAGATCTAAGCCAGTAAAACATTTAAAGTTGGTAATACACTGATACGCCTCTTTACACCAAACAGAAAACAGAGATAAAAATTTGGCTGGTATAACTGTCTGGTGAACACTCACAGGATGCCCGTTCAAGCCCCTCACTGCATTAAAAAGTATCGATTAAAGTAGACAAAAGGAACAAAGAAATACTAACCGATATTTGCGACCCATAAGGTGAGAATACGCCAAAACACTGCTCTCCATATGGATATTTGGCACATATCTGCATTTACCATCCAAGCACACAATATGCATCACTCCTATTTGCTCACATTCCAATTATAGAATAGGAATAGCTAACATTGCTGACATCGAAGTAGACTAATATTAACAATTGGTTGAGACAAAGACGTACCATCTGCTGACCATACCCTAGATCTACCCGAGCACAGTATTCTGGTAGAGGGGAGATAGCTAGTTGAGACTTCTGGGTATCTACAGAATTTTTGCGGTCACCTGAATAAGGTAACAAACATCATCAAGTCCATGTTGACCAAAAAAGGGTAACTACAAAAAGAACTACAAACATCGCCACATTTGACTAGACTGTGcagaaggggaaaaagaggatttttttttttttttgggagcatATGAAAAGGAAAGGCTTTGACCTTTTGAAACTCAACAACTTTGTGGAATGGCCCTAGTTGGTGACAATATGTTTAGGTAATCATTCATTGCATAGGCCTTTTTTACCTCGTTCAACACTACAACGAAGATTGAGGAGGAAacataaagaacgagaaaagCTAGGTGGGTATGTCTGCTGCATTCTAAGTTATCAGTACATGTTCAACTACAATCTGACCTGTTTTCAATTGAGGACATTTTTGTACATACATTGTGTCATCCCCGCAGGATGGCACAGTGCAACAAGCCTAAATATACATTTTGACTATAGGCCTATGCTGTGATGAAGCTTCAATTGTTTCAAACCTAAAACCTCATTGCTACGAGCTCCAAAAGTCAACCTGTACAACTTAAGTCCTGCGATACTAGATTAAGGTCTTGCTAGATACGTCTATTTGTATTAAGTGAGACACTAGAACCTTGAAATTTAAACCTCTATTGTATGAATTGTGCAGTTTATGAAAAAATCATCGTACACATACAATTGGTTCCAAGTTTATCCCAGCAATTGGATCATGTGTTCATGAAAGCATTATAAAACATTCTTCCACAGATTGTAGAAATTTCAATAGATCTTTGTCTTTGCTAATGTATGCAAGACAACAGACAGAGTCCCGTTAAACCTATCCCTAATCTTCATCTTGTTAACCAGTTCATCAAGTAATTCATCTGTAATATCTGGAAAAGCTCTCAATTCTAATTGGTCGAGAATATCCCTGTAATGGTCTCTCTTTTGAACTTAATTGTGCCTTTGGTTTTCTCTATTGAAGGTCTCACTTTTCGCC is a genomic window containing:
- the LOC115757633 gene encoding nuclear transcription factor Y subunit A-10-like; its protein translation is MAMQALYLKEHEGMLHNPAAQLSSVPSATPWWAAFGTQSFHGDSLGQSDSSPVENPRCGDHLAPAKQAGPGTEQGADKGSLTQFTIFTGDRKNSVDTQKSQLAISPLPEYCARVDLGYGQQMICAKYPYGEQCFGVFSPYGSQISGRMMLPLNLSADDGPIFVNAKQYHAIIRRRKFRAKAVLENKVTRVRKPYMHESRHRHAMRRPRGCGGRFLNVRSLGNGKGGAEAKKDSSGQFPQPTGSQSSEVSQSESGTLSLPKEANGSAGNLSGSEVTSMYSREELDRFPINHLPPSVYSFTGMNDTSHSIVMPSKWVAAVDNRRNLNV